The following coding sequences lie in one Peribacillus frigoritolerans genomic window:
- a CDS encoding FHA domain-containing protein → MFHKTFKVVLRTLHKGQTEEFAYVFEGKSLLIGRASQHSKADFKLYNDFVSREHCRIYMEEGQLLIEDLASKHGTSVNQMPLVPGNPCHIEPGDSITLVNGLIEFMISIDNDLTMDFTPVNPELQQTVAINEHLQTVIINEEAPIKMPTKEFNCFKLLYENLDNLISKEEIVQQVWPERVGDPEQIVTAEEIASLLYRVRKRINGHFAIKAVIQKGYYMESIISFNLSDL, encoded by the coding sequence ATGTTCCATAAAACTTTCAAGGTTGTATTGAGAACCTTGCACAAAGGCCAAACCGAGGAATTCGCCTATGTATTCGAAGGGAAGAGCCTGCTGATCGGGCGTGCCAGCCAGCACTCCAAAGCTGATTTCAAGCTTTACAATGACTTTGTTTCCAGGGAACATTGCCGGATTTATATGGAGGAAGGACAGCTCCTCATTGAGGATTTGGCAAGCAAACATGGTACCTCCGTGAACCAGATGCCGCTCGTACCGGGCAATCCCTGTCACATTGAACCGGGGGATTCGATTACTTTAGTCAATGGATTGATTGAATTCATGATCTCCATCGACAACGATTTAACAATGGATTTCACGCCGGTGAACCCCGAGTTACAGCAAACCGTCGCTATCAATGAGCACCTTCAGACCGTGATCATCAATGAAGAAGCACCCATTAAAATGCCGACAAAGGAATTCAATTGCTTTAAGCTGCTTTATGAGAATTTGGACAACCTTATTTCAAAGGAAGAAATTGTCCAGCAAGTATGGCCAGAGAGAGTCGGTGATCCAGAGCAAATTGTGACGGCAGAGGAAATCGCTTCACTTCTGTACCGGGTGCGGAAACGGATAAATGGGCACTTTGCAATAAAAGCCGTCATCCAAAAGGGATATTATATGGAATCCATCATTTCGTTCAATCTATCGGACTTATAA
- a CDS encoding immunoglobulin-like domain-containing protein, whose amino-acid sequence MKEKTQNCFIAICLILICLSVPSVTFGASDTVAPAISGAVNKTVNINSSFNALSGVTAKDNVDGNITKNIKVSGTVNTKKAGNYKLSYSVSDKAKNKTAVTRTVTVKKDTVKPSISGASNKTVYINSSFNTLSGVTAKDNVDGNITKNIKVSGTVNTKKAGNYKLSYSVSDKAKNKTTVTRTITVKKDTVKPSISGALNKTVYTNSSFNALSGVTAKDNVDGNISKNIKVSGTVNMKKAGNYKLSYSVSDKAKNKTTVTRTITVKKDTVKPSISGASNKTVNINSSFSALSGVTAKDNVDGNITKNIKVSGTVNMKKAGNYKLIYTVSDKAKNTQTVTRTITILDNIKPKLSNIKDIQIKLGEKFIALEGISASDNNDGDITSAIKVDGSVNVKKAGSYVLKYSVTDKSGNTVSTNRTVTVIDTLKPVLSGIQDIQLNFGENFNALDDISASDNSDGDITSAIKVDGSVNVNKAGTYVLIYSVTDQSGNTVTANRVVTVVDTIKPIIIGAADTMIGLHSQFNVLDDVSASDNNDGDLTAKIETSGSVDSETEGNYLVTYKVTDAAGNTAEISRTITVQKIAVTGVSITAPTSMKTGVSQQVAAIISPKNATNQQIVWHSSDETVASIDENGVLKTLSEGTVTITATVDGVSTSKTLTISDRPNLYLYKSGSATINNLIKSLSINIYNYESNESVFIEKVEIFENDSLYSTYTAEKLENSGINTTIAPYSSWGMTLNFKVGIWANQSKVVVTIRTENDKSYQYSIDI is encoded by the coding sequence ATGAAAGAAAAAACACAAAATTGTTTCATTGCTATTTGTTTAATATTAATTTGTTTATCTGTACCTAGTGTAACATTTGGAGCTTCGGATACAGTTGCACCTGCCATTTCTGGTGCTGTTAATAAAACGGTAAATATCAATTCTTCTTTTAACGCTTTATCCGGCGTTACTGCGAAGGACAATGTGGATGGAAATATCACGAAAAACATTAAAGTTTCTGGCACTGTTAATACGAAAAAAGCTGGAAACTATAAACTCTCTTATTCCGTTTCGGACAAAGCTAAAAATAAAACCGCAGTTACCCGCACCGTTACTGTGAAAAAGGATACCGTTAAACCTTCTATTTCAGGCGCCTCTAATAAAACGGTGTATATTAATTCTTCTTTTAATACTTTATCCGGCGTTACTGCGAAGGATAATGTGGATGGGAATATCACGAAAAATATTAAAGTTTCTGGCACTGTTAATACGAAAAAAGCTGGAAACTATAAACTCTCTTATTCCGTTTCGGACAAGGCTAAAAATAAAACCACGGTTACCCGTACGATTACTGTGAAGAAAGATACCGTTAAACCTTCTATTTCAGGCGCATTAAATAAAACGGTGTATACTAATTCTTCTTTTAACGCTTTATCCGGTGTTACTGCAAAGGATAATGTGGATGGGAATATCAGCAAAAATATTAAAGTTTCTGGCACTGTTAATATGAAAAAGGCTGGAAACTATAAGCTCTCTTATTCCGTTTCGGACAAGGCTAAAAATAAAACCACGGTTACCCGTACGATTACTGTGAAGAAAGATACCGTTAAACCTTCTATTTCAGGCGCCTCTAATAAAACAGTAAATATCAATTCTTCTTTTAGCGCTTTATCCGGTGTTACTGCGAAGGATAATGTCGACGGAAATATTACGAAAAATATTAAAGTTTCTGGCACTGTTAATATGAAAAAGGCTGGAAACTACAAACTAATCTATACTGTTTCAGACAAAGCTAAAAATACACAGACTGTTACGCGTACGATTACAATCCTAGATAATATCAAACCGAAATTATCGAATATTAAAGATATTCAAATCAAATTAGGTGAAAAATTTATTGCTTTAGAGGGTATTTCTGCTTCTGACAATAATGACGGAGATATTACTTCAGCCATTAAAGTTGATGGTTCAGTTAATGTCAAAAAAGCTGGATCCTATGTTTTAAAGTATTCGGTGACAGATAAATCAGGAAATACTGTTTCTACCAATCGTACCGTAACAGTGATTGATACACTTAAACCTGTTTTATCCGGCATTCAAGACATTCAACTTAATTTTGGGGAAAACTTTAACGCTCTAGATGATATTTCCGCTTCTGACAATAGTGACGGAGATATTACTTCTGCCATTAAAGTTGATGGTTCGGTTAATGTTAATAAAGCTGGAACTTATGTTTTAATCTATTCAGTTACCGATCAATCCGGAAATACTGTAACCGCCAATCGTGTAGTAACAGTTGTTGATACGATTAAACCTATAATTATTGGTGCTGCTGATACAATGATAGGATTACATTCACAATTTAATGTATTAGATGACGTTTCTGCTTCAGATAATAACGATGGTGATCTAACTGCTAAAATTGAAACTAGTGGTTCAGTAGATTCAGAGACTGAAGGAAATTACTTAGTAACATATAAAGTAACTGACGCGGCTGGAAATACTGCAGAGATAAGTCGAACAATCACTGTTCAAAAAATAGCTGTAACTGGTGTCTCAATCACTGCTCCTACTTCTATGAAAACAGGAGTGAGCCAACAAGTAGCGGCTATAATCTCCCCAAAGAATGCTACTAATCAACAAATAGTTTGGCATAGCTCTGATGAAACAGTGGCTTCGATAGATGAAAATGGAGTATTAAAAACTTTATCGGAGGGGACAGTAACTATCACTGCAACTGTTGACGGGGTTAGCACTTCTAAAACTTTAACAATATCGGATCGTCCTAACTTGTATTTATATAAATCCGGCTCAGCTACTATAAACAATTTAATTAAGAGCTTATCAATTAACATATACAATTATGAGTCAAACGAAAGTGTGTTTATAGAGAAGGTCGAAATTTTTGAAAATGATTCTCTGTATTCAACATACACTGCAGAAAAACTTGAAAATTCAGGGATTAACACTACTATTGCTCCTTATTCTAGCTGGGGTATGACCCTTAATTTCAAGGTTGGTATTTGGGCAAATCAAAGTAAGGTAGTAGTGACTATAAGAACCGAAAATGATAAATCGTATCAATATTCTATAGATATTTAA
- a CDS encoding penicillin-binding protein PBP4(5) — MKKVTLFLLIFALIVGGFFLWRFLKADKATPEEVFDDYVKQFSEQDYDAMLHAISEGELEEYDYDKKSFTDKYDAIFSGMEASTITVLSKELLYDEDIEAYEGSFKVKIHTFLGEILASYQTAFTKVDTEEGEAWKVKWNPSLILPGMEKGDKVSVQTYLPKRGEIRDRNGNPLAVNADVYDMGIIPGELGNSKEASIKKLSSAFDIPEETFNKALDKKWVTKDSFVPIATMPVDFKPESITGKDLPGVTFQTGKTRYYPEKESSAHLIGYVKEVTGEDLEKDTDHVYNEGDYIGKAGLEEVYEKRLRGKKGGIIQIKSETGKQKSIIKEVEAVDGENINLTIDSALQSEIYETMKKDAGAVTAMHPLTGEMLALVSYPSIDPNLMVGGMTDEQWKSYSENPKLPFLNRFSSLYAPGSTFKAITAAVGLTVGTTFPEKKREITGLQWKKDNSWGGYYVTRVKDAPSVDMVDALAYSDNIYFAQEALEMGAEKFEEQAIEFGFKEDYKLPIYLKKSQLSNKGINTEVLLADSAYGQGEVLMSPVHLGTAFTPFVNDGNMVMPVLLADEKAQPRKSVISSDVANTVKEALIQVVERESGTAHNLKTTKAVLGAKTGTAELKSKKGEDGSENGFAVIFDADSPSILLTAIVEDVKNRGGSHYVTDKMKPVLDDYLAAEKQ; from the coding sequence ATGAAGAAAGTAACTCTATTTTTGCTGATATTCGCTTTGATAGTGGGAGGATTTTTTCTATGGCGTTTCCTCAAAGCCGACAAGGCGACACCTGAAGAAGTATTCGATGACTATGTAAAACAATTCTCCGAGCAGGATTATGACGCGATGCTACACGCCATTTCCGAAGGGGAACTCGAAGAATATGATTATGACAAAAAAAGTTTTACAGATAAATATGATGCCATCTTTTCAGGGATGGAGGCTTCAACCATCACGGTTTTATCCAAGGAGCTGCTCTACGATGAAGATATCGAAGCATATGAAGGCAGCTTTAAAGTGAAAATCCATACATTCCTTGGTGAAATCCTGGCCTCCTATCAGACTGCCTTCACTAAAGTGGATACGGAAGAAGGGGAGGCGTGGAAGGTGAAGTGGAATCCTTCCTTGATCTTACCGGGAATGGAGAAGGGCGATAAAGTCAGCGTGCAGACATATTTGCCGAAGCGAGGGGAAATCCGTGACCGGAATGGAAATCCGCTCGCTGTTAATGCCGATGTGTATGATATGGGAATCATTCCAGGTGAGCTGGGAAATTCCAAAGAAGCAAGCATCAAAAAGCTAAGCAGCGCTTTCGATATTCCTGAAGAAACCTTCAATAAGGCGCTTGATAAAAAATGGGTGACAAAAGACAGCTTCGTACCGATTGCCACCATGCCGGTAGATTTCAAACCGGAAAGCATCACCGGCAAAGACCTTCCTGGAGTCACCTTCCAAACCGGAAAAACCAGGTACTATCCGGAAAAGGAAAGCAGTGCACATCTGATTGGTTATGTGAAGGAAGTGACGGGCGAGGATTTGGAAAAGGATACCGATCATGTGTATAACGAAGGGGACTATATCGGGAAAGCCGGCCTGGAAGAAGTGTATGAGAAACGATTAAGAGGGAAAAAAGGCGGAATTATCCAAATAAAGAGCGAAACGGGCAAGCAGAAAAGCATCATCAAAGAAGTGGAAGCCGTTGATGGGGAAAATATCAATCTGACCATCGATTCGGCACTGCAAAGCGAAATTTATGAAACGATGAAAAAAGATGCCGGGGCAGTGACGGCCATGCATCCTTTGACTGGGGAAATGCTTGCATTGGTCAGCTATCCTTCCATCGACCCGAATTTGATGGTTGGCGGCATGACGGATGAGCAGTGGAAGTCGTACAGCGAAAATCCGAAGCTTCCCTTCTTAAACAGATTCTCAAGCTTGTATGCCCCGGGTTCGACCTTTAAGGCCATAACGGCTGCCGTCGGGCTGACTGTAGGCACGACGTTTCCTGAGAAGAAACGGGAAATTACCGGATTGCAGTGGAAGAAGGACAACAGCTGGGGCGGATACTACGTAACTCGCGTAAAGGATGCTCCTTCGGTTGATATGGTCGATGCCCTCGCCTATTCCGATAATATTTATTTCGCACAGGAAGCCTTGGAAATGGGTGCCGAAAAATTTGAAGAACAAGCCATTGAATTTGGATTCAAGGAAGACTATAAGCTGCCTATATATTTGAAAAAGAGCCAGCTTTCCAATAAAGGGATCAACACTGAAGTGTTGCTTGCAGACTCCGCATATGGACAAGGGGAGGTCCTCATGTCCCCGGTTCATTTAGGAACGGCCTTCACGCCATTCGTAAACGACGGGAATATGGTGATGCCTGTATTGCTGGCAGATGAAAAAGCACAACCACGCAAATCCGTCATTTCAAGTGACGTTGCCAATACCGTAAAAGAGGCATTGATACAAGTGGTGGAGCGGGAAAGCGGAACCGCCCATAACCTTAAAACCACGAAAGCGGTCCTTGGCGCAAAGACAGGCACCGCCGAACTGAAAAGTAAAAAGGGTGAAGATGGATCAGAGAATGGTTTTGCCGTCATCTTTGATGCGGATTCCCCATCCATATTGCTTACAGCGATTGTCGAAGACGTGAAAAATCGCGGCGGCAGCCATTATGTGACAGACAAAATGAAGCCTGTCCTGGATGATTACCTTGCCGCTGAAAAGCAATAG